The Fervidobacterium gondwanense DSM 13020 genomic sequence CCTGATGATAAACGTGGTCAACTAAACCCACCTCCTATAAGAATTTTAAAAAATTGAGATTGTAGGGTGTTTTACTTTTACTTCATAAATTATAACACCAATGCCGTGATTATCAACTTACTTAACATTAGTTTAAACATCTCTGAGACCAGATAGTTCACTTAGCAAACTTTCTGCAGCCTTTTTTCCTATTAATTGCTCGATTTCTGCCCTTGACGCATTTCTCAATTCATCAACCGAAGTGTAACGTTCAAGTAATAAGCGTTTGCGTTTTGGACCTATCAATTTTATATCATCTAAAACGCTTCTTAGCGATTTCTTAGATGATAACTCGCGAGTAAACTTATTGGCTACGCGGTGCGTTTCGTCCCGTAACTTTACTAAAAGTCTTAGTACTGGATGATTGTAGTCTAACCTTACCATGCCATGTTTTGTAACTATTATCTCTTCCTCTTTTGCTAAACCTATAACATCACAGTCCTTGTTGATTTCTTTCAAAGCATTATATGCAGAATTTACTTGCCCAATTCCACCATCGACAAACAATAAATCCGGCAACTCATGTTTAACATATCGTCGTTTTACGACCATCTCTATGCTTTTGAAGTCATCAAGCACATCGCCTAATTTGTATCTCCTATATTCATCTTTCTTCACTTCTCCGTTTTCGAATACTACAAGCGATGCGACAGTGTTCTTACCTGCCAAATGTGAGATATCAATGCCTTCTATTCTCTTCGGGAATCTGCTTAAACCAAGAAGTTCTTTCATCTGTTTTAAAATAGATCTATTAGAGAGTATGAGACCAACTTCGTAGTTCAAGTTGTCAACAGCTTTATTCAATATTTGCAATTGTTCATCATTACTTGGAATAATGAATCTTACATTCAAAATCTTTTCAAGCTCTGCTATACTCTTTGTCCTATGCTCTACTAATATCATTTCAGGTATATCTGAATTCTTTGTCAGATAGAACTGTTCGATAAAATCTTCTAAAGAACCGTCAAATTCGTAGACCAGTTTTGCTATCAGATAACCTGAACGGATTTTCAGAACCAAATATGTACCGTGTTT encodes the following:
- the uvrC gene encoding excinuclease ABC subunit UvrC yields the protein MLNIERIENIPHKPGVYFFKKDKEYIYIGKAKDLKKRLTSHFKAKEGKSKLIVEEADDLEIMILENEKEALILEANMIYEHKPKYNAMLKDTQVYPYIRVSEDEIPYLEIVRARKGFGLFFGPFTNVSFTRQLFEVLRKVYKFRTCKRDLRLVKKPCMDYHLGLCSGVCIGEESKEEYNQRISELMRVLKGQFLNVVDYVKSKMEQHAKLLDFENAAKYRDILLNFNKVMEMQGVVLSENINLDAVAGKHGTYLVLKIRSGYLIAKLVYEFDGSLEDFIEQFYLTKNSDIPEMILVEHRTKSIAELEKILNVRFIIPSNDEQLQILNKAVDNLNYEVGLILSNRSILKQMKELLGLSRFPKRIEGIDISHLAGKNTVASLVVFENGEVKKDEYRRYKLGDVLDDFKSIEMVVKRRYVKHELPDLLFVDGGIGQVNSAYNALKEINKDCDVIGLAKEEEIIVTKHGMVRLDYNHPVLRLLVKLRDETHRVANKFTRELSSKKSLRSVLDDIKLIGPKRKRLLLERYTSVDELRNASRAEIEQLIGKKAAESLLSELSGLRDV